The sequence AGAAGGGTACCAACGAGCATTCCTGTCCAAATTCCCTTAACACCAGTATTGGCAATGTAACCAAGACAAGCACCTAATGGAAGCCCAACCATATAGTAGCAAACGATGTTTATAATCGCGACTGAATATTGCCATCCAGCACCAACTGCTACCCCTGCACTTGCACAAGAAATGTTCGTTCAGATAACTTAGCACTACGACTAGTTTTAGTgtcgttttttttttatttatttaacatttgGGATGAATTTTGATTACCATGAAGTATAGGTTGAATGCTCATTAGAAAGATAGTTGCAGCTAAGAAGTATGCCAACTTAGATGTCTCATGTATGACTTCTGGTTTATCAGAAAACAATCTCGGGTAGTAGTTCTTAGTAGCAATTACAGCAACTGTAAATACAACTCCAACTAGAGTTGATGTAATTACAGCAACTACTACTGAGAACTTTGCAGCTTTTGGACGACCAGCTCCCAATTCATTGGAAACACGAACACTGCAACCATGGAATTCAAAGTGTCAAAGAGGAATACTTGAGCGTAAAATAGATAGCACAAACATGTAATTTTTTGTAAACCTGATTGCAGCATTGAAACCTAGAGTGATCATTAGTACCCAAAGTTGCAACGCCAAACTGTGACAAACATTAGAAAAGAGagtaagaataacaaaaagGTGATCAGCCTAGAAAAAAACTAATCAAATTCAATTAAGATTCAAAAGTTTTAAGTACCTGGTTGATATAGCATCTACTGCAATTTCCGGGTTCTTTAACCAGCCAACCATAAGGATCACCACAGTAAAATACCAAAGCTCCAGACTGCCAATGTTTCACAAGTCAAATATATCATCGGATCATCATATCAATCGTATTAGAATAAAGACCATAGTtaaaaacacacctaaactgTCATTTTCTTCGGGAGTTTCACAGTCAACTATCAATTGTTTACTATTCCTATCTGAACTATGACCTCACCTATCAGCTGAAGCTGATAGTTGAgggtatgttttattttattacataGATGGTGCTAGTAGAGATATGTAAATGGAACAACTGATAGTTGAGGCGTGAAACTCGTGAAAAAAGTGACAGTTCAGATGTGTTTTTGATCATAACTCAAGAATAAAAAGTAATTGTATGACTAAAAATCAATAGAACTTACCATAACATGACAGCTGATGCAAGTGATAATTTAATAAAACCCCAGAGAGATTTGAAAGCTAACATAGAAAATCCAGTCCATGATTCAGGAAAAAACCCAGCAATAACATAGAAAATCTGAGCTAAAACCACGAGCCACCACGAGACATTCCCTGCCATAGCAGCACCAAGAAGGCCATGCTCGAGCTTTGTCACGAGCACCCAATTCAATACAATATGAAATACCAATATAACAATATTGATTACTGTCATAACCCATATTTTGCTTTGAGCTTGTAAGAACTTCTGAACAGGAAAGTTCAACGCGTAAGCATAGAGTTGAGGAATCACCCAAATCGCGTACTTCCCTGCAACTTCTGAAATTTCCTTATCCTGATGTAGTAGCTTCAATATTTGTGATGTGAATACATAAAAAGGTGTCAACAAAAACGCTGTCGCTACTGTAATCACACATGATCTTTGTAGATTTACGCCAAGCATGTCAAATTGTCCTGCTCCAACAGCTTGTCCACAAAGTGTCTCAAGAGCACTTCCCATCCCTAACTAATACAACACACATTTAAACACACACAAAGAACAAACATAACATTCAATCCATGTGAACACATCAAAcacataattaagtaattaaaagtACGTTCTGTCTAACAGCTTAAGCTTATAATAACACAATTTAACAAACACATTGCAAATACATACCATAATTCCAAAAACAAAACCTTCAACAACATTCTGAACAACAGAGATAGCTGCTAGCTCTAGAGAACCAAGATGTCCAACGAATGCAATGCTAACAAATCCAATGGAGAACTGAGAAACCGCGGTGATAATGGCAGGAGCAGCTATTTCCCATAACTTTTTGGATTCATTTAAGCTCTTTTTACTCATCTTCTTAgcatcatcataatcatcaccTTCAAATCTCCTTTCCAGTTCAAAACTCCCCAATGGTTCTACAGCCATTGTAACAAAATCCCCTGTTTTCttcctctgttttttttttcctaattacAATTACATGCTATCTGTTAGTTAAATTcaactatattttatatataaagttgGTAGCTACGGACTACGTGCATACAATAAAAAGTCACTAATAATAGACTACAAGAATAAAACACTGACTcttttttttcactttgttgtatggaaaataaatttaacagtGGCGAGAGAGTTGTTCAGATGGTAAACACCCCTCACTTTTAACCTGAATATTGTGAGTTCGAGTCACTAAAAATGCAAAAGAGGTGGAAGCTCCTAGGGagggcaaaaaaaaaaattcgctAGCAAGTAAATATCGAGGTCTTGTCACAATAAATATTGTATTCCAAATAGATACTTCGTAGATAGATTAATTGTGATGTTCAGTTTTGCATACTTGTTCTAGAAAAGATTTTAGCTACTAGTGTTCTTCTATTAGTTTCTAAATTATTCAAACTATTTAAAATGAATACTTTGACCATAAAGAAAAAATCCTTTATTTTTGTGCTTAGAAAACATTACAGTATATGACagccatttttaatttttacttttgcttttatAATGGCAACCTTTTCAAACTATATAGGTGTGAATAAAACAATGTTGCAAAAATAGTAGTGTCATATTAATattgataatgataaggtgggaGGTTAATTATCCATGAAATTAGGATGAAAAATAagaactttaaaattaattattagatTATACattatggaaaaaataaatatatcaaaaatttgGTGAAAGGCATAGTTGACTTTCAATACAACTCAACCACTTTGTTCGTATTTCTGTTAGCATTTCTCTAtccttttattttcatatatatcaaaaaaagtAGTAGCACTATTAACATAGACATATTTATAACACATATACATGTATTAGAAATGTATTGAAATCAATTCGAATATAGAATTTGTACCATACAACTGGATGTACTAATTATTTAAAGGCATATAGAggtaataatatatttttgatcaTATTATTCGGTTGATCTATCAATGTATTGAATATTGACTATTATGAATGAAAATTGAATATGATTCTTTCCTTTTCTagtatttataaagaaaaatttacaattaaaacaaaacatagATATGATTATGATGGATTTCTAAAGAAAAACTTCGTAATAGCATAAAGAATGTcgatagtatatatataatttaagttaTGGATTCAAAATTATACGGTCTTATCTAACTTTTGGATTGATAAAGTTAATGCAAAATACTCCTCTTTCGTATAGATATTTATTAGTATGtatgttcattttaatttgttattaaaatctaaaaattttatattcagaTTTAATCGAACCTCTAATGTGGACTTCGGACAAGGAAAATCAAATCGAGAAAAGAAAAACTAGCGTTTTTTTTGCCTCAAGTGTTACTTCCTAAAGGGGCTTTGTTCCATTATTGACCCTATTTATGTTTCGATGGCCTAACAACAAACTCCTTCGATTATAGagagaaattatttattttcgcGCTTATTTATTTGATGCAAAGTATTCCTAAAGTATactttaaatgaaaaaagatcCGATCAAGTACTATTCCTTCATGTAATGTTCATTAACTTTTTAGATTAATAACATATGgatcataaaataatatatggtTGAGATccctgtatatatatatatatataagttagtAATTTGGATGATGTAAATGTGTAAATAGTTGGTGTAATGCAAGTTGTACTTAGAACGTAAAATCTTTGTAGAAGTTCAACTCTTACCAAACTCTATAATACTTTGACACTATTTTATACTTTATcatcatatataatatttgataatgATATGATATCCATCTCGTAATTATAGACAGCAAAAACTAACTATACACATGCTCATCTTACCAACCccttaattttgaaatttatcacTATCCTTTTCATACGTGTTACTTtacgtaattaattaattacgtcTACCTATATTTTTTTCACTCAAGTCTAAGAACCAAGTCATTACGAAAACTACTTTTCTGGTCACGTAACAACTTTTAGGAAATATAATTTGATGAAATGTGTTGTCATTTTCTCTTTCACTGAAATAGAATGACACAAAAGTCAGTAAGGAAGTTATAAGAGGAAAAGTCGGTTGTCCCATTTAACTTCTTCCAAGGAtaattttttggtaattttcacattataaacgtcattttagtttattttttttttaaacaaaaacataactatactattttagaaatttaattgatttttgttttcaattatactcggaatgttaaaagaataatatattgttataatgaatgttaaaaaaattatatgttgtatttaaaaataatgcatctaaatttttttgtcaagTAAGATATGTGATATCTCTCAACAATATAAGTAAACTATTTTATTGAGTTTGGTCAGATCTTGTTTTAATGTTAGCATTCTCCACAAGTGATTTCCatattatatttactttttacTATCAATATTCTACTTATATGACATCGACAttcattataacaatatatttttttttgtaaaattattcCTCCATAACAAGCATATTCAATTAATGTGTGatgatatttttaagaaatatattatacataaaaataaaatattaaaatgtatataGCAATGTCATGCACAAAGTAAATTTCAAGTATAACTACTTAAATTGAAGAAATTGTATTTAAATGGTTTTTGAGATTTAcaccttttttatttgttattaaatCACACTCTTAATTACCACgataatttaaaacaaatgaaaatacCATGTTAcagaattcaaattcaaattcaaattgtgtATTAAATGATGATTAAATGGTCAAAGCTCAGCCATAATATAGGTAGATAGGAAATTGGTTGTCATTTGTCAAAACAAATTTGTGTTCAAATTCTTTACACATATTATGAACAAACAAGTCCCACCAAACTCTGTTGAATAACAGTAACCAAAACCCCACCAACACAACCCTCatttattaaaatgttaattggaaataattatcaacaaataACACTATACCAGAGAAAATAATGatgcattatatttttaaagttatgGTTTGCGATGTCAGTAGTAAAttcttacaaataaaatttatgctcTACACTCAAAAATACTGGATTCAGATGAACCTGATAACCAGAGGCACAACCGATTAATGTTTGAACCTTCAGAGTTCCAATGCTACCACATAAACACAACTATCGTCCGCAGAAAGTGGAATTAATAAACCGGAAAATAAGACAGGTTACctataatgtttttttatattattttgtatgatcaactactactactatttaCATGTTTATATACAACTGTTTGAGAGCAAAATCAATCCCCAAGAACCTTTTTTTCCTATCATACATAGTAATTTATACACCTGTAATACCTCTACCTATCAGCCCACCACAACAAGAGAATTGGACAGCTAATTACATTACAAAGTCAATAATTTGATCTATAACTTGTCCTACACATGCTATCAAATCAAGATTTTGTGATCAACTTTTTTTGACTTCATTTTTGTACTAACTTCAGCTACTTACATATCAAAATCTTTCTTGTTCCAAATTCCAACTTGCATTCTGATGCCAATGAAACTATCAGATTCCTCTGTACAAGATGATTCAAATACCTCAGGGACTTGATCAAGTGAGTGATCCACTGTGTCCGAGGACTCTCCCTTGTCTCGGTTAGTCTTATCACGAACTGCCTCAGTTATTCCATCTTGGAAGACTGAGATCTATCGAAaagattcataaaagtcaaaactatACAGAAGTTGAATTTAATAGGTCAAACTTGTAGTCTAAATGTGACAGAGTTTCACCTGTGCATGTGACAAATAACTAATGCAAGTTGAAAGCATTAGAGAACCAAGACTAGCATAGACAATTGGCGCTTCTGAATCAGTCTGTAGGCAAACATAGAACacacttaataaaaaataaaaattatttggatGTTTCTACTTCAAATGaggatttatttttcttgtaccTTTAGGTCTGAGTTATGACTACCAATCGCGTCTGCAATGACAGTTTTTGATCCGTCAATCTCAATTGGGAGTTTGGAGTTTGGTCGTCTAACTCCAGTACTTACGGTTTTCCTCAGTACTTCCTTTCCATTAAGGTCAAACAGAGAAATATCAGTATGGAACTGTGAAACCTGCAATACATATTATAGACAAACGGAGAAATAGAAAGGACAAAAATGAGTTATTCAGCAGTTTGTGGAAAGGGGAAATGTAGTTAGTTAGCTCACGTAAATTGAATGTGCATACCTCTCCACTTTCATCATAGTCCACGTAGAATCGATTGACATGAATATCAGTACTTGAAGCATCATCAGAAGGAGAAGATAGAACCCCTGACGGTGTAAGTACATCCTCCACAACAGGATTTAAACCCTGCGGAACAGTCACAGCCTCTCCTAAAGTACCTGCTGCATCGAGAGTTCCTCCTGACATTGCAAGCAGCAGCGCCAAATGTACTCCAATTGAAGCAATTCGATCAGCCAACCCCTTAAGTGCATGTAGAGTTGGACCTTTTACGAATACCTAAAGATGCAGAGGTTGCTGAAATGTTAATATAATCCAATTTTTCCTATGTTGTTTAACGAAGTAACTTCtcgagaaaaaaattaaaaagaaaagcgAAGTGCTTTAGCAGCCTTGTTGATAATTCTCGATTCTTGCACTCTAGCATCTGTTCTACGAGTAGAGCAATAAGTATCTTGATTCACTCATCCCATTACATATCCTCTACCATTTTAGTTATTACACTAAGGGCTAAGATGAACCATAGGCTAATCAGCAGAACAAATTGTTTTGTATATACCTCATATCCAGCTCCCATTTGTGTGACACCCGAGTCTTTAACCGATGCTCTAGGTGGAGTGTCTGCAtcatcttgcttatgaatttcCTCAGCTGAATTCAAGAAAGACCTCCTGCAGATTTAATCAgtatgttttaatttaaatctCCTTTAGAGAGACCTTAGCAAAAAAAATTCACTCAAACTGGAATCAAAAGCAGACCTTCTTGCTACCTTCACAAGTGGAGTTTGTGTTGTGTATGTGCAAGCCATCAACGATGCACCTAACAGACCCAATGTCCCAATGAAAATAGGCGATGAGAACATGTGATCAAGGCCGAGGGTGATCCATTTCGAAGAGAATAGGCTGAAGAGAGGATGATTTTCAGGAATATTCTGATAGACAAATTCTTGAACCTCGCCTTGTCCAACCACAGAACTTCCTGcaggtaaagaaaaaaatgataaatagaaTGAACTCCAGTCATAACAGAATATTCAAATAGAGAGGCAGACGTTATAATTATCAACtataaaacaacaacatatccagtgCAGTCCCACAAAGTGTGTGCTCTAGGAGCCgagagtaataataataatgttcagCACATATATAGTCATATAGACATCAATATACTCGAGTCCTACTACCATAGAAATAATGCAGGCTCTGTTTTCTCTGTTCTCCTCTTTGATATCGATGGACAACTCCAATCGCGTAATCCATAAAAACGGATGTGCCTATAGCACATGTATGCACTACTGTAGGACTGTTATTTGAACTACTAATTCCAAAATTATGAATGACAAAAGATCAAAGGCCAAACCAATAACTCATTAATTGTCTATCGTGCATGTTCTGAATCCAAAAACAACAGCAAGTCAAAATTCTTACTAAAAGCATAATAATGCGATCATAAGTATACAAACACACACGAATAATTGAACACGGAATAACATTGAGGATTCATATAACGAACACCAATAGTTTATAATTGACTTTTTAGGTGTGCATCTATTTTGCAGAAGTTATACATATGAGGCTTATTTATCGAGAAATTACTAATAGCAGCAAGTAGAGGTAgattcaaaatttgaacttgATTGCCTCAACTATTGAACAATTGCACTTTgatattttgttgaattttcatgttgaaaaacataataatattgaGTTCAGTTGAATTCGTACATAACTGCATGCATGAAGGCAATAAGAGTGCAAGTATTTGTGATTACCTAAGGCCATTAAGGCAGCAACAGCAAACGTCTCACCAATTGCCAAAGGCAAATTCAATAGTCCTTTCAATAATTCCCTAATGCCATTATTCCGCTCCAAAAGCGGCAGCGCTACACCGGAATCCGGCCAAttagaaattttctttttcttgctaATTTTCATCCCTTTTGATGAAGGATTGAACTTACAAGTAAGAGTAAATGAAAAGGTTGCACCTTTTTTGCTataaattcttgaattttgaggaacaaataaatgattatgtaaatggGGGGgcttaattgaaaatttaagtgTTTCCATTGATGTGGggatttataaattaatttggtTTAGTTGTGGAGTTGTGACGACTAATTTTGGTTAATTTATCTAtctacatatattatttaaaggGTGTGTACTACAACTATTTATACTTGTAGTACTTACTTCGTTAATATTGCTTAGTACTTACTCCTACGTACTTTTACACAAATTATACTACTTGGCCAACATTTTAAGCAAACAAAATAAGGATTATTTAATGCATAATTTTCCTCTTCATTTCCCTAAAGAGTCCAAGCTCAACAATATTTATCTCATTTTATATAATactatttattgtatattttacttatattttttgcAATTTACATTCTTAAAATCGCGAGTGATAAAATTTCTTATACAATTATTGAgtacataaattttattcaattaaagaAATTGAAGAATCAATATTTGATGATAAATTCACACTAAAATTAAATTGACATGTTTTGATTCTCGTATTTAAAACCGTCATTCTCCATAACTATAAGAAGAATATTTTGATGAACccattttgcattttttaaaaagattattaCGAATGATGGTTATCTATATCACACATTTATTTTTGGGGCAAACATATACAAGTCTTTTTTAATCAGACACGCATATTGATCAAAACTCTTGTCAACGTACTAAAGTGTGATGTTGAAACTAAAGCAGATTGGACTTATTGTTGGGATCAAAGTATGGAGGTCGCACATTATTAGAGTAGAAGGTTGATAGATAATCGAGATCTGTTTAATTTCCTTATCAGTAGTACTGTTGTTATTACTATACTATTCTACTatcttattcttcaattttaatattacatgttcattttgttatcatattatttgttgGTGCTACTTATTGATCTCTTCTTAATTGTTCTCTCAACATGATTTCTTCAATACTGCATTCATTTTACATGctcaattatgttatgttttacTTGAGCCAGCTCGGACGTAACATCTCTAGTTTTACAAGATAAGGTTAAGGCCACTTACACACACCGTTGCTAAATCACTCCATTTTCAAAATTACACTGAATATATTGAAGAATTGAGAAATACCCTAAAATATGTAATGTACTAAACGATGCAACAATTGCGCAAGCTAAGGCATATGGACAAAGACAACCAT comes from Solanum pennellii chromosome 1, SPENNV200 and encodes:
- the LOC107028240 gene encoding protein DETOXIFICATION 33-like, with translation MAVEPLGSFELERRFEGDDYDDAKKMSKKSLNESKKLWEIAAPAIITAVSQFSIGFVSIAFVGHLGSLELAAISVVQNVVEGFVFGIMLGMGSALETLCGQAVGAGQFDMLGVNLQRSCVITVATAFLLTPFYVFTSQILKLLHQDKEISEVAGKYAIWVIPQLYAYALNFPVQKFLQAQSKIWVMTVINIVILVFHIVLNWVLVTKLEHGLLGAAMAGNVSWWLVVLAQIFYVIAGFFPESWTGFSMLAFKSLWGFIKLSLASAVMLCLELWYFTVVILMVGWLKNPEIAVDAISTSLALQLWVLMITLGFNAAISVRVSNELGAGRPKAAKFSVVVAVITSTLVGVVFTVAVIATKNYYPRLFSDKPEVIHETSKLAYFLAATIFLMSIQPILHGVAVGAGWQYSVAIINIVCYYMVGLPLGACLGYIANTGVKGIWTGMLVGTLLQTIVLTFKMWKANWRKEAIHAEERIRTYGDQPSQDEIEHIGSRSTAPMQ
- the LOC107015203 gene encoding cytochrome c biogenesis protein CCS1, chloroplastic-like isoform X2, which produces METLKFSIKPPHLHNHLFVPQNSRIYSKKGATFSFTLTCKFNPSSKGMKISKKKKISNWPDSGVALPLLERNNGIRELLKGLLNLPLAIGETFAVAALMALGSSVVGQGEVQEFVYQNIPENHPLFSLFSSKWITLGLDHMFSSPIFIGTLGLLGASLMACTYTTQTPLVKVARRRSFLNSAEEIHKQDDADTPPRASVKDSGVTQMGAGYEVFVKGPTLHALKGLADRIASIGVHLALLLAMSGGTLDAAGTLGEAVTVPQGLNPVVEDVLTPSGVLSSPSDDASSTDIHVNRFYVDYDESGEEVLRKTVSTGVRRPNSKLPIEIDGSKTVIADAIGSHNSDLKTDSEAPIVYASLGSLMLSTCISYLSHAQISVFQDGITEAVRDKTNRDKGESSDTVDHSLDQVPEVFESSCTEESDSFIGIRMQVGIWNKKDFDM
- the LOC107015203 gene encoding cytochrome c biogenesis protein CCS1, chloroplastic-like isoform X1 — protein: METLKFSIKPPHLHNHLFVPQNSRIYSKKGATFSFTLTCKFNPSSKGMKISKKKKISNWPDSGVALPLLERNNGIRELLKGLLNLPLAIGETFAVAALMALGSSVVGQGEVQEFVYQNIPENHPLFSLFSSKWITLGLDHMFSSPIFIGTLGLLGASLMACTYTTQTPLVKVARRRSFLNSAEEIHKQDDADTPPRASVKDSGVTQMGAGYEVFVKGPTLHALKGLADRIASIGVHLALLLAMSGGTLDAAGTLGEAVTVPQGLNPVVEDVLTPSGVLSSPSDDASSTDIHVNRFYVDYDESGEVSQFHTDISLFDLNGKEVLRKTVSTGVRRPNSKLPIEIDGSKTVIADAIGSHNSDLKTDSEAPIVYASLGSLMLSTCISYLSHAQISVFQDGITEAVRDKTNRDKGESSDTVDHSLDQVPEVFESSCTEESDSFIGIRMQVGIWNKKDFDM